A portion of the Salmo trutta chromosome 1, fSalTru1.1, whole genome shotgun sequence genome contains these proteins:
- the LOC115208081 gene encoding pulmonary surfactant-associated protein D yields the protein MALSRLLTLELCVLSLLVLPGQAEKCECQGPRGIPGFPGPPGPPGPVGPSGGMPGLPGPPGERGLPGQPGSYEFPGIDGRNVPGPPGPPGPPGPAGATDLDLEPLQESLVKLELAINYDFTRRVDKKYFVSHKRPGSFDDAVQFCTKRGLVLALPKNEEENTALTQVFEGTLKNAWLNVDTSKEGKFQVDLKGHPLTFSKWGDGEPKVPNGDKGCTMLTESGAWQVTYECSFNALIVCEI from the exons ATGGCTCTGAGCAGACTTCTGACTTTGGAGCTCTGTGTTCTCTCCCTGCTGGTTCTGCCAGGCCAGGCGGAGAAGTGTGAATGCCAGGGTCCCAGAGGAATTCCTGGGTTTCCTGGCCCTCCTGGCCCTCCTGGGCCTGTTGGGCCTTCTGGAG GCATGCCTGGACTTCCTggtccacctggagagagag GGTTACCTGGACAGCCTGGATCTTATGAATTTCCTGGTATAGATGGACGTAATGTCCCTGGTCCACCTGGTCCACCTGGACCCCCGGGCCCTGCAGGAGCTACTG ACTTAGACCTGGAACCCCTGCAAGAAAGCTTGGTCAAACTGGAGTTGG CCATAAACTATGACTTCACCAGAAGAGTTGACAAGAAGTACTTTGTGTCACACAAGAGACCGGGTTCTTTTGACGACGCTGTTCAGTTCTGTACCAAGAGGGGCTTGGTGTTGGCTTTGCCGAAGAACGAGGAGGAAAACACTGCTCTCACGCAGGTCTTTGAAGGGACTTTGAAGAATGCATGGCTCAATGTTGACACCAGTAAAGAGGGAAAGTTTCAGGTAGATTTGAAAGGCCATCCCCTCACCTTTTCCAAATGGGGAGATGGGGAACCAAAAGTTCCCAATGGGGATAAGGGCTGTACAATGTTGACAGAGTCAGGTGCATGGCAGGTGACATATGAGTGCTCCTTCAATGCCCTTATCGTGTGTGAGATATAG